A window of Rubricoccus marinus contains these coding sequences:
- a CDS encoding GNAT family N-acetyltransferase codes for MRHPACNVPPFAEASGESGPPEASSAMLFQTERLSVRRFTLGDAPFVLRLLNEPLWHQHIGDRGLRTLEDAQTYLTTRLLAHYEAHGFGSYCVELRDTGEPMGLTGLIQREGLDAPDLGYAILGAHHGRGYATEAALATLTHARTDLGLDRVVAFIDADNVASRRVLEKVGMRPAGTYTAEGEHEPCLLYEI; via the coding sequence TTGAGACATCCGGCGTGCAACGTCCCGCCATTCGCCGAGGCCTCTGGCGAGTCCGGCCCGCCAGAGGCATCTTCGGCCATGCTGTTCCAGACCGAGCGCCTCTCCGTCCGCCGCTTCACGCTGGGCGACGCGCCTTTCGTGCTCCGCCTCCTCAACGAGCCGCTGTGGCACCAACACATCGGCGACCGCGGCCTCCGCACGTTGGAGGACGCCCAGACGTACCTCACCACGCGTCTGCTCGCGCACTACGAGGCCCACGGCTTCGGCTCCTACTGCGTGGAGCTGCGCGACACGGGGGAACCCATGGGCCTGACGGGCCTGATCCAGCGCGAGGGGCTGGACGCGCCGGACCTCGGCTACGCCATCCTCGGAGCGCACCACGGACGCGGCTATGCCACCGAGGCGGCCCTCGCGACGCTCACGCACGCCCGCACCGACCTCGGCCTGGACCGCGTCGTCGCGTTTATCGACGCCGACAACGTGGCGTCCCGGCGCGTCCTGGAAAAAGTGGGCATGCGCCCGGCGGGGACATACACCGCAGAGGGCGAACACGAACCCTGCCTCCTCTACGAGATCTGA